TGCCCCCTACCTACTTCTATTTTACCATTCTGCATTCCTTTTGCCTTATAACGAAAATACATTCCATCTTTTTCTGCGAAGGAAGTGGAAGGGAAGATAAAGGATATTGGATGTGCCGAGACGTAAGGAAGATGGATGGCTTGAAGGATTACCATTACGAATTATGCACACGGGGCCCCTTCTGCTGATGCActtgcgcgcgcgcgctcttGCATATGGTGCCCGACCATGTTTGTGTATACGAGAAACTGTGCGTATCTGTAtgcctgtgtatgtgtggtttcCGCATTGTTCGCGATCGTTCGAGTCTTCCGTGCGTTTATACGCTGCGttcattaattaatcaaaatgAGATCTATACAATGTTCCGGGTGTGTACTAgcaaaggcacacacacacacacgcggtgcCCGCTTCATCTGAATCCTTCGATAATGTTAAATCTTTCGCTCTCAAATACTTTAAAAACTGCCCTTTGACCCATTCGTGTCCCCTCACTCCCGCTTTGCTAATCTTTCTCCTCACAcgcgcatacacacatacactcttCACCCACATACGCTGATGatggaggggaggggggagggctTTCTATTGTAACTcggaggttttatttttgctttttccataATCTTTTAAAGTGATTTTAGATTAGTAGTTTTAGGTGTGATTACTTTGCTTATTTGCATAGCTCTCAAAATGCTTTCCCTTtagtgtttcattttctcgtttgattccgttttttttctatttttcgtatggattctattttgttttgtgtctgcGTGAGTATGTTGTATTCGgtaacattttcaattattcCCGGTAACTGAAAACTGTTCGAATTGTAGACGCTCCCCGTGTATTGCGCTATATAGCATTTTTATTCactattatttgtttaaacgtttctttctattttcttaGTATATGCCAGTTTGTCACGCATTCATCAATTGCTGGTGCTATTCCGGGTCTTTTCGGAGCTTAATTTGCGTAAATGTGCTTTTGTCTTTTCACTTTTGTTAAATATGATCTCGTAGATTTAGGGGCGAAGAGAATCCGTGCGGAAACAAAACATGGTCCAAAACTCTTGCGCAACAAACAAGTTAGGCGTTCTGAAAGTTTTTGAATTTGgctaaaatagaaaataagaCTTTTTTGGCTTTAGAAACGCAAGACGCCCAACAGGGTTTGACAGCTAGTGATGGCTTTCATTTCCGCACACGGGCTAGGTAAACTCATCAGCAAACGCAAATGGATCGTCAGTATAGTATAGCTACAGAGACCTTCAGATCAAATGTGAAGCTACGTCAGCttactgttatttttttatatattttacaaCTAACTCATTGTGAGCGATCAAGCTACACCAGAACTAAAGTTGCTCATGCGATAGAGCACGAAAATtgagaatggttttttttttgtaaaaaaaatcgaatgcgATAAATTTTATGTCTAAATTTAATAAAGGTGCAAAAATTAGCCATTTGTTTTACAGCttaattcaatttcttttttttcgcaaaacatACATCCGTAACAATGTATGATGCATTAAATCAGTTCCTAACACACTCCAGAGGAGAACTCTCGCACTCTTAGTCGAACGGGGGAGGAGCCaattgaagcttttttttgttgttgcagcaCTTAAATATAAGTGGAACGCATTTTTccgtgttcttttttgttattgttgcaaTGATATAATCATAAAGTTCTTATCAAGGTataaaagatataaaaaagaagaataaaacaataaaatataactaCAGTACAGTTTTATACAGAGATGGTAAAAAGGATGTttaaatcaccaaaaaaagcaaaactgctTGTACAAAATAAACGCATCCCAAGACAGAATGTGGCACATTTGATTCATAACCGGTTTCGATTTTCCCAAACACAATTCGATTGATCCAAAACTGTAACGCCGCTCTTGTGCAGTTATGTTACTCTCTCATAGTTGCCCATACGGGTAGAGAGCAAGCATTGATATATAGGAAAAAAGGATCGTTTTGAAGAAATTCGAAACACACATGTTTTAACTCTTTCCGTCCCGGAGGTCGTCTGTTGCAACACATTTAACCAACCTAAGCTTTACAGAATCTATCGTCATTATCGCGTTGCCTTTCATATTACCACGTACTTGCTTAAGAATAGAGTTTGACGATagctttcttttgttttaacagAAGTTACATCCCTTCACTTGGCACCGGGTCGGGCACTGATAGCGGCCGGTACTgaggcagcagcagctgcagccgcACCATATCCAGCTGCCATCGCAGCAGCCGCCGCAGCGATCGGGTTCGGATGTTGTGCTTCCTGCAACTGCACACAGTTAACGGTCATGTTCGAAAAATCAACCACAATCGGTGTCGAAATGACGTGATGGTTGACGTTCAGATTGATGCTTTGCTGCTGTGGGTGAGTGGCAGCCGCAGGCGCATTCACCGCCACCGTTGCCACCGTTGTCGGGGCAGCCGTTAGTGGTTGCGGTTGCTGCGGCTGGGCAGATTGAGCCTGCGTATGCGACGGTACTGCGTGATGAgtcggatgatgatgatggtgatattgctgttgctgttgttgatgatgctgttgttgctgctgctgttgctgttgttgctgctgctgctgttgctgttgcagcatatgatgatgatgatgctggtgctgatgctgatgttgatgctggtgctgatgctggtgctgatgctgatgctgatgctggtgctgatgctgatgttgatgctgatggtgatgttgtTGCAGCTGATGGAACTGGAAAATTTGCTGCTGGTTGTGTTGCGGCTGTGTCGTCATTTGCGTTAGTGGATGCGGGGGACAGGGTGGTAGCTGCTTATGCATATGGTGGAGATGCGGCAAATGATGTTGTGATGGTGGAGGTGCAGGCGGTGGTTGCGGCTGTGTCGGATGGTGCAGAGCGGGCATCATCGACGTCTGCATGGTGCCGGAACCGGTTGGAGCGGGCATGGGCAGTGGTAACTGTGCTGCACCGGCAGTGTGTGGTGGCcccggttgttgctgttgacgTTGCAGAAACTGCTGTTGTCGGTGCTGTTGCATCGGACCGGTAGCTAAACCATAACCATTACCGACTGGTAGAGAGACTAcggaatgttgttgttgctgctgctgctgctgttgtgcatGCGTAAACAGAtgggcgtgtgtgtggtgatgAGCATGTGTATGGTTTGCACCCAAACCGGCCGTAGGCATTGTCGCTGGTGCAGTAGACAGTTGGCTAAGCGCCTGTGAAGTGACGGCAACTGTGGGTGTTTGCTGataatgttgttgctgctgctgctgcgctaGCAttgctactgttgctgctgctgcaactgctgccgactgctgctgatgctgttggttATGCCCAGCAGCATTGTGATGGTAAAGGTGCGGTTTTGATGGAActtgtttctgctgctgcttttgttgctgtttaggttgatgttgtttctgttgcttttgctgttgcttcgccgctgcctgctgctgttgtttgggTCGTTCCGTATTGGACTTTTCTGCACATTGTTCTGCCAGTTGTTTTACCGCccgttgtgattgttgtgACTCCTGCGATGGATGACGCTGTGGATCCGTTGGTTGTTTCGATGGACGCTGTTGTGATGCTGGTGGATAGTACACAACATTTGCGCCAGATTCTTCACCACCTGGTactgcaatatttttattactgcTTGCTACATTTACTACCATCGTACTGCTTGCTCCATTCACGATCACAGGACCTACTACCACGTTGGACGTTTGCATATGCGTCGATACTTCCGCTGGCGCAAGATTATGAACCGATGCGACCCGTTGCTGTGTTGTGTCGTTCGGAGTACCACTATCAATCTTACCACCAGACGTCAGGATCGTGCGATTTACGCTTGTAGAACCATTGGTAGCTCCACTGCTAGCTTTACGCGAACATGCCCCAGCATCGGTTATGGGTACTAATTTCCCGGTTGTCATTGCACCGCTTAAAGGTGGTTGGGAAACGTTTAGCTTTACGTGAcgcatttgctgctgttgttgctttgagATTTGTTGCACAGACACGGGAGGAATTATGCCCATCGCAGCAGAGGTTGAAGCTGTCGTTGATGTTTTCGAACCCGTCGACACAGCCGCCATCAGCGGGTTTGCGGGTTCCAACGTTATGCTGGCTGTAGTTGGTATAGATCGTAGCGAACCGGCGGCCGTTACTGCACCACTCACCGTTAGATTGGAACTAGACTTACCTGGTGGTGGTAGCAGAGCATCCTGATTAGGTGGTGTCAGCTGTATCTCGTCGTAAATGATACCGGGCGATGGTGAAACAATTTGTTGATTCGCACTGCCTACCAACGAACAggacgatgaagatgacgcTGGCGGCGATGAAGTCGCAACCGAAACGGTAGTGTTGGCGTTCAACGATCCTCCCTCTGCAGCGTGACCGTTGGTATGATTGATAGGTGTGGTTCCGATTTTGCTAATACTATAACTGGGCTCATTGTTTATGCTGTTGGATGTCGCTGCCGATGCAgccgttgctgctgccgctaGCATCATATTCAGCTCCGATCCAATCGAATCGAGTCTATGTCATTTAGAGTTGAGTGCGGCATTTATTTGAGTCCATAATTCTTTTTTGCACGATTTGGACCTATGTTGCGTGTAATAGAATAAATGCATTACAACAGATTGCTAGTCGATAACGaataacaacaagaaaaatgaGAGGTTTTGAACGTACCGTTTGATGGATTGCAACCAGTCCTTAAACTGAGCATTACCTTCCGGGGTAATTTGGAACGCATTACGCGCGGAAATGATAGTGCTGGTGAAGTCCTCATAGTCCGCTATCGTGAGATGATACAGCTTTTGATGAATACATTGGAAATACCTATCGGgaaagaataatattttcttttagtaACCTTTACTTATGCACCCAACCTTTTATAAACACTCTCTGGTATCTCATCTTTGATTTCATCTGGACCTGCAGTCACTCTGCAATAGACTGGCAGCAGCTGACTCACTGAGAATATCGACTGCCTAACATTACTAAAACAGCTTGATTCCGGCTTTTTCCTTACTGAAGCGTCTACTGCTGGGAATTACCCGCACTTGAACTCTAGCTATGGATCTAGAGAAACTCTAATATCTAATATTTCATATGTAATTTGATTTATATGTCCACCTATGGTTTAACACTAGACTTACCAACAAGCGCGGTTATCATTGATGATcactttacaaacaatttttaagaTCTGGACTATGTTTTAATACGATTTTGAGTTCATGCTACAGaaaagatatgtaaaagtcatgcattgtcaataaataaatagatactTAATCTACCCTATTAGATAAATAGATCCTAGTTAAGGTTTAAAGGATCCAAGATGATTTAAGCACATTTGCAATTCGGAAAAGGACAATAAGTAATTTGCCTTGCAACATAGTAAACGACTTGCAACAGAATTTTcttataaattttgaataatataTTGTGCCCTAGTCCCCTCGACActttataaaacaacaatacTTACATGCTCTGGCACTTGCTCATGAGTGGTGTAAGGGCAGAACGGAGATGGTGCATCACGAGAGCGGGATTATTGCGTGAGAGATAGTGTGCGGATTCGAGGGCAACCTCGTGCAGTACGAACGGACTGACGATCGAGTTGACAACGCACACGCAGAACTGATGCAGATACTGTGTGCCAAGTTTCTTCGAGATGCGCAGCAACCATTTCACATCTTCACCGTACGGTGGGTTGCGGGCATACTTCGCCTGTGGCCGATCATCGTGGACGCGTCGAGCGAGTGTCTCCAGTGCCAACATGCCTGCATTGTACGAGGCAAGCAAATAGCGCAATTGCGGCGTGTTGGAATGATGTGGATGACGGGCACGCACCTGCCCACTCGTGCTACCCGTGCCAGACTGGGGCGGTAGTGGTTGTATCCCCGAACCGGACCCACCACTCACAGCGGCCGGACCGTAAGCTGCAGCGTACGGGGGCCCACCAACTCCAACGGCATGCTGGGGACGCATGTTACTTCCACCGGGTCCGACGACCGGCATACCAGCGGGAACTTGTTGAGCCGGTGTAGGACCTTGTGGTCCCCCCGGTCCCATCGGACCGCTAACACCGCCCTGCTGTTGGCTACCAGCCACAGGCGGTGCCAGAGGTGGTGCTAGCTGTGGTGGTCCCTGTGGACCGCCTACCTGAACCGGTTGAACACCTGGgagttgttgctgatgttgcatCGCCGCGGCAACAGCTGCCTGTGACCCGCCGTAGAATTGCTGCAAATTTGGTCCCATCTGACCGGGATTGGTTGGTGGTCCTTGAGGTTGTACTGGTACACCGGGCACCGCCTGATACTGTGGTGGTGTACCGTACGCCTGCGGTGGCACACCGTGCTGCTGCATCGATTGATAGGCGGCTACAGCGGCCGGATTTATCGAACCTAACGGTTGTTGgggtggttgctgttgctgcccaTATCCAACAGAAGGTGGCTGTGGTTGCTGTGGTTGACCACCCTGCCCGCCTGGTGGAGGAGGCGgagggtactggaactggagAGGCGTTGCCATGTACATCTGGTGCACCGGATTTGTTGGGTGAGCGTACTGTAGCGGGTTCTGATGATGATAGATCGCTCCATAGCCATAGCCACCGTAAGGCGTCATTCCGATCGGTGCCAAGCCAGATACCGGTTGATGCTGATGTGGTGGGTAAGGTTGCTGTGGTGTCGTTCCACCACCTACGACGGGTGGTGGAATTCCCCCCGCTGGAACATTACCAGACTGGGACGAAGCAGCCGCTATGGCTGCACCAAGCACACTACCATCGCCACTCGATTCAACCAGATGCAAAAGACTGAGGACCACGTCTTGCTGTTCGTCGGGTTCCATTTCACCACCCGGCGTGTTACGCAGATACAGTTCGTACCAGTAACGTGACACCTGGAACAACACCTCAGGATAAACGCCACCGCCTTTCGCCGCCGTTTCTACCATAATGCAGGCACGTTCAAGCATTCGATCGCTCTGTTCCTTGCACTGCAATATCGCACGCTGTATCTCGTTCGGGTTGAGGGCAGCCGCGTGTGGTAATACCGAGAGGGCCAACTCGGCAGCCGGGTTCACCATGTTGCTGTCCCATCCACGGGATGAGGCACGATCCGCCATACCGGCCGCTTCCGGTGGTGTCAGATGTCCCTCCCACGTGTCGATCAGAAACGAAATCGCCGGCGCACCGATGTCCATCGCCTGTCCGATAACCCACGACACATGCGAGGAGTATGTACGGGACAACCAGTTCGGGCTGACGCAATTGTGCAACCCGAGCGCATACAGTCCCAATTGAAACGCACACATGTGAAGCCCCCGGTGCGGTCCCTGATGGTTTTGGGTGGTGGTCGCCTGCGTAAACAGCGATGTGGCCGATGTGCCGCCTGCCTTCGTGAGTACATTCTTCGCCAGCTCGAACATAAAGTGGGCACTCGCCTCCGACGGCTGGTTCGGGATGGACGGATATGCCCGCTTGCCCTTGTACCGTGAATCCTTTGAACGAGTCGAGGTCACCGATGACGTTGCACCGGTTGTGACGGTTGCCGTTGATGAAGAAGAAGGGCCACCGGCAGCACCAGTTGGATTGCTACTGGTAGAGCTACCGGCGGCAGCAGTCGTTGTGCTGCCACCAGCAGTGCCGGACAGCATTGCCGAAGCGACATTGGTactggtagtggtggtggaggttgtTCCTCCACTGTTACTGCCATTTGGATTAGAAGTGGTTGGCACACCGCCTAGATTCAGTGCACCGATACCTGCCTCTACTTCGGCGCTAGTACTGCTCTGCGGTCGACTACTGTTCGCCATACCGAACTCTGATCCCTGAGACAAATGGGAAGCGGCCACAGACCCGGATGGTTGCGGTTGCAGTTCGGCGCTtcccgtgctgctgctgcttcgacCACCACCGTTCCCACCGTACGGTTGAAGGTGATGCGGGTGATGGCTGTTGCTACCACCATTGTTGCCGGCTTCGTACTCATCCAACCGGAGCTGAGACGTTTGGCTGCGTGTCGGTGGATTGTTCGAGTAGTATGACGGTAGCAGTGCAGTTTTGATCAGAACGTGAATCTCCCGATCGAGCAACTTCTCCATGATGCGGCATATCTTGCGTGGTTCATCCTTATAGTATGACAGCAGCGTAAGCGCAAGGTCGCCACGCTGTCGCCGAGTGCCCTCGCACAGCAACGGATGTTCCGCTTCCGAAACGTTTGCCTTCAGTCCGAGTGCCGCTACTGCCGCTTCGAAACCTAAATTTTCGTCGGTTGGATAGCGGTAGGCGCTGCTCATTATCTTCAGACGATTTTCTCGCCCAACCACCGACGGCATAACGAGCGCATCGAACAGGAAGCTGGCCAGCATGATCGGCAGCAGTGCTTCGCCCCGTGACTTCAATGTACCGTCGCGCAACTGTTCCGCCCGTTCACGAATCGCCTTCAACTCTTCATTGCCAAGTGGGATGCGTTTTAGCAACGCCAGGAGATCTGATTCCTGATTGGCAAGCTTCACCTCCAGCGGTTTGGTGCTTGCTGGTGGTCTAGACatttccaaaccaaacagaCACACGCGGAACGCCAGATGATAGTGTTCCGAATTCTCCGCCAGTACCGTGCAGAGGAAGGCGCACTTGGACAGGGTAGCAGAAGCGAGCACGCTTAGCTGATGTGAGATCGGGTTgacgttgtgttttttgccttttttcttcgGTGGCGGTGGAAGATCGATCATTAGGTTGGGCGGGTTGGCCAGCATTTCTGACGCTAGACGAACACCCAGCGTGCACGCTTCCCGCCCGTGTCCATGCGCGTGTAAACCTTCTGCGCGCGCAAACAAAATGTCCCATGCGTCTTCCGTCGGTTTGATGTTGGAAAACATCTGCTGCTTCGATTCGGACGTACTGCCGTGGGATTGTGACGTGCCTGCTTgcggctggtgctgctgttgcttcggAGCTTTCTGATGCTGTTGGTTAGCGGCATTTGCTTGATGAGATGTTGATGGCTGCGGTTGCTGCACACCTGTTAACAAACCTTCAGCTGCAGTAGCAGACACCGCTGCCGATGACGATGCAACATTCTCAGCACTGACAGCATTGCCCGATGATAACTCACTCGATCCATGTCGTTTGGCACTGGTGTGTTTGGTGGTATTGGTGCTCGAGTGTTTTACGGGATCGGGATTCACTGTACTGGTTGACTCCACCATATTCAGAACCTCGTACAATTTGATATTACCCGAAATTTCGTAGTTGTTCATATCGTTCAGAATGCTATTTTCGTTACTCGATTCGCTAGATTGTGATCCTGTTCCTTCGGCCGGtactttcttcttctgcagcAGGTCCGTCGCCGCTGAGCTGGATGAAAGTGAGgtagaggaggacgaagaacTGGAGGAAGAATTGCTAACGCTCAGCAATGGTAGGTTTGGATCGGCAGCACCACCAGAACCGGACCCGCTCATGTCACCAACGTTCGCGTTGCTAATCGGCATCGTATTCCCCTCATCATCATTCTTCTTCGCCACATCGATCGGTAACAAATAGTGCTGCAGTTTCTCATCAGCAACCACTGCCAGATCATCCTCATTTTCACAGAATCCTTCGCTGCTCACACTGGAACGATTTCCACCGGCTCCGACCGCATCACAGCGCACACCTACGTTACGACCACTTACACTACCGGTACGGGTCGCGTCTAGCTTTGCATTCGATGTGGATGTTCCCGGCATAGCAGAGCCATGACCTTTGCTGGATTCACCTTCAGTCCCACCGGCATCACTGGCACTTTGATTTAATCGATCCGGTACGCTATCGCTACTACTATTATTACTAGACGAACAGTACGTTAACCGGTCGCGATGTGCTCTGGTGCGGTGATGGTGGTTCTTGTTGCTTACGTCCCCCACTCCGGTACGTTTGCTGGTACTAGCACCGTTGTTTACATTATCTTCTGTAGATGGACCGTAATCACCAGCACTACTGCCTACTAGAGCATGGTTGCAACTCGCCATTCTATGGGAGTCACCAGCATTTGTCACGTTGTCAGTGTTGACCGCTGCTGACACATTACTTGTCGATGCTGTTGGTGCAGCAGACGCCTGCACCATTCCACTCGAGCCGGAACCACCatgtggctgctgctgttctaCTGTACGTGAGCTGCTCGCTGCCACGGTGGTTATGTTACGGTAGCGATCCGTACCGCAAACCATCATCCCCGTGCTGACATTCGAGCAGCCCGGCATAAGACTTCGTTGCGGTAGTGGATAATCGGCATGGTAactgtgatgatgatggtaatgatgCACCATCATCTGAAACTGCTTCACATTACCCTGTGACATGGCCATCGGAGCAGTGGAGGTAACCTGCGACGGCACAGTTGTGTCGATGCGCGAATCACTGTTCTGCTTGAAGCATGTGAACGGGCAGTGATACATCGGGTTCGTATCCTGTGTGTGCGTCACCCCCTCAATCGGATAATCCTCCCAGTCGAGGTAGCAGGCCTCGATGGCTGGCTTAAACCCGGCGAATAGTTCCGCATCGTTGCGTAggttctgctgctgcttgctgctGTGTGACGATGATGCGACCATATTCTTTGCCACCCGGTCTAGTATCTTTAGATGCCAGGTGGTAAACTGGGCGTGCAGCATATCTCGCTCATCTGGTGCTAGACCCGGATTTAGTGCGGCGAGCCGCCAGAGTACGACAATCTCGTCGCACAGAGAAGCACAGGCATGCTGAGTAGCATTTAAGTTGCTGTGAGTGTTTCCATGTTTAccaccaccgcctccaccaccacccccaccaTGCCCGTTCGAACCGACCAGCAGTGCAAGCTTGATGTTAAACCACCACACTAAGATCTGATCGCACGCCATTACCTCTTCGGTAATTATCTCCAGCAGACGCACGGCATTGCGATCGCACCGACGATACATCTCACGCACGATCGACAGCAGATTCCACATGCCCTCCGGTTCACGGCCGCGCAACGGTCGAAGCAGTGAACTCCATTCGGCCGCCGCCGGTGGTGCCGAGTTGGTTAGGTAGTTGACATCGCTGAACACCATCGGCGTAGGCTGGCAGAACTTGAACAAGATCTTCTTAATGTTATCATGCAGCGTTTTTTCGTCCAGATACCAGTTGGTCTGATCGTTCATCGATGCACCCGCGGTCGGATCCGGTGCACCATACACGGTGTTGATGGTGGTTGGTTGCGCACTCAGCAATTCGTCCAGCAAGCGTTGCGCTATCGGCAGTATCTGCTGCGATTGCTCGCTGATCAGATATTGGGCGAATTTTTGCAGCTGTTCACGCTGCAACCGAGACAGCGACTCCGACACCGGTGCCCGAAGGCTCACCTTGGTAGGCTAAAGCGAGATGAATTAGGTAATGATACATCAGTATATTCGGGCACATAGCCGCACATTAGCGGACGTTTTTACTTACACAATGAATCCGGTACAGGCAAACGGCGACCACATGCGAACACCAGTAGGTGGTGGGTAGGCATGTGCAACTACACGATGAAATTTTTCGCCTGTCAAATGTAACCGCCACGTTGTACTGGTTACGCGGTTGCGTTTGCACGACCGTCGCCGATAGATGAAAGCCGATCTGCAGCGGATCCTTGACGGCGCGATTTTTGAACAGCACTTCGCCACGATGAAACTCATCTGCGGAGCTGTTCGCTAGGCACGAGTACAGCCGTATGTCCTCCTCATTATCCGGGAAGCTCCAGAAGGCGATGCGCAACATTATTGGTTCCGGTACTGGTGGATACATTTGTTCGACCAGTTCGAAAGGGATGTAGAACGCGACGCAACGGGCGGCCAGCTCAGTCAGGGATGTTGGTTCttgagggaaaaaagggacagaATGGTCAGACTATTTATAAAGGTAAAATGACACACGCACCAACACTTACCACCCTCATTGAATCGACGACCGGAGCCACCACCGAACGAGTTGATCATCCCTGCCGGCTTCTTCCACCCCCGCCAGTTGTTGCACACGCTCTCTGGTTCGGAGCTCCAGCTGCACAGTGAGTCTTCCTCAAACCGATCCGAGTCCTCGAAACTGAACCGATCGATTTCCTCCGCATTCTGGTTGTTCTGGTTCGCcacgttgttgttgttgccggcGTTATTATTTTCCCGTGCATTATTCCCACCGGCTGCAGGCGGGTTGTTGTGATGGTGGTTGTGATTATTTCCGCCTCCATTACCACCGGCCggaccgccaccaccaccgtaatCTAACGGATTCCATTCGCCAATGCCCCCGTCGGGCTCAttattgctattattattgccatggttttgctgctgttgatgatggtgctggtgaAGATGGTGCTGATTTACATGCTGCTGATTGCTATTGCCTGAGGTGGATGGATAGGAGGCACCGGCGCCACTTGTGTGACCGGCCATACTGCCTGCTGCCGTGGAGCTGGACGGCGCTACTGGGACATTGCGGCTACCAGCCGTTCCTGGTTCCTGCGCTGCGGATGTACTACGACCGGTTGTACCGCCGCCGCTGCTCGTACTGCTACCGGTGGTGGAATGCGATGTCTGCGGCTGCTGACTGCCGTCGTCGGCTGATGGCCTTTCTGGTCCACCACCGGCACTGTTCGATGTGTTCGCCAGGATGGATTGCACGTCAGTGATGACGGAAGCAGAACACACGGGTCAGCTAGCAGCCTGGCGTGTGGAAACACTCCCACACGGAAACGGAACCTGTGTGCTCCTGCCTGTTTGGAcgtttgtgcgtgttttgttaGTGGTCGTGGGACGATACACGACTGTAAATGGGGGTCGTTTGCGACGGATGTATTGCAACACCTTCACTGCTTCACACTGATTTTATCACTGTATTCCCTCCTCTCCACCGGCAGACCCCGCGCCGTGGAGGGGGATTTTTACACGTTCTGCGGTAGGGGCGCCTTGGttacacacgcaaacacgaaAATGTTTTTGGACAAAATTAAGCTGTCACACTACTGAAATATTCAACTCTGGTTttataatttgattatttggCTTAACTTAATGCATATTGGAAACTGTAACACTCACTGCAAAGTCCAACAACTCACTGAGTACAGCGTAAATATGAATatcttaataattttaattaatcgcCACAGTTAGCGGCGTGGAAGCAAAGCGTTATCAATTGAACAACTcgataaaagtaataaatcaataatatttgttaacaatatttaacaaataatagtttaatttttaaattataataaacatATCTAGTTGGAAAGGGAGTGGCGACTTCAACTGTCCAGGAAGCGCCA
This sequence is a window from Anopheles marshallii chromosome X, idAnoMarsDA_429_01, whole genome shotgun sequence. Protein-coding genes within it:
- the LOC128719705 gene encoding zinc finger SWIM domain-containing protein 8 homolog; this translates as MAGHTSGAGASYPSTSGNSNQQHVNQHHLHQHHHQQQQNHGNNNSNNEPDGGIGEWNPLDYGGGGGPAGGNGGGNNHNHHHNNPPAAGGNNARENNNAGNNNNVANQNNQNAEEIDRFSFEDSDRFEEDSLCSWSSEPESVCNNWRGWKKPAGMINSFGGGSGRRFNEGEPTSLTELAARCVAFYIPFELVEQMYPPVPEPIMLRIAFWSFPDNEEDIRLYSCLANSSADEFHRGEVLFKNRAVKDPLQIGFHLSATVVQTQPRNQYNVAVTFDRRKISSCSCTCLPTTYWCSHVVAVCLYRIHCPTKVSLRAPVSESLSRLQREQLQKFAQYLISEQSQQILPIAQRLLDELLSAQPTTINTVYGAPDPTAGASMNDQTNWYLDEKTLHDNIKKILFKFCQPTPMVFSDVNYLTNSAPPAAAEWSSLLRPLRGREPEGMWNLLSIVREMYRRCDRNAVRLLEIITEEVMACDQILVWWFNIKLALLVGSNGHGGGGGGGGGGKHGNTHSNLNATQHACASLCDEIVVLWRLAALNPGLAPDERDMLHAQFTTWHLKILDRVAKNMVASSSHSSKQQQNLRNDAELFAGFKPAIEACYLDWEDYPIEGVTHTQDTNPMYHCPFTCFKQNSDSRIDTTVPSQVTSTAPMAMSQGNVKQFQMMVHHYHHHHSYHADYPLPQRSLMPGCSNVSTGMMVCGTDRYRNITTVAASSSRTVEQQQPHGGSGSSGMVQASAAPTASTSNVSAAVNTDNVTNAGDSHRMASCNHALVGSSAGDYGPSTEDNVNNGASTSKRTGVGDVSNKNHHHRTRAHRDRLTYCSSSNNSSSDSVPDRLNQSASDAGGTEGESSKGHGSAMPGTSTSNAKLDATRTGSVSGRNVGVRCDAVGAGGNRSSVSSEGFCENEDDLAVVADEKLQHYLLPIDVAKKNDDEGNTMPISNANVGDMSGSGSGGAADPNLPLLSVSNSSSSSSSSSTSLSSSSAATDLLQKKKVPAEGTGSQSSESSNENSILNDMNNYEISGNIKLYEVLNMVESTSTVNPDPVKHSSTNTTKHTSAKRHGSSELSSGNAVSAENVASSSAAVSATAAEGLLTGVQQPQPSTSHQANAANQQHQKAPKQQQHQPQAGTSQSHGSTSESKQQMFSNIKPTEDAWDILFARAEGLHAHGHGREACTLGVRLASEMLANPPNLMIDLPPPPKKKGKKHNVNPISHQLSVLASATLSKCAFLCTVLAENSEHYHLAFRVCLFGLEMSRPPASTKPLEVKLANQESDLLALLKRIPLGNEELKAIRERAEQLRDGTLKSRGEALLPIMLASFLFDALVMPSVVGRENRLKIMSSAYRYPTDENLGFEAAVAALGLKANVSEAEHPLLCEGTRRQRGDLALTLLSYYKDEPRKICRIMEKLLDREIHVLIKTALLPSYYSNNPPTRSQTSQLRLDEYEAGNNGGSNSHHPHHLQPYGGNGGGRSSSSTGSAELQPQPSGSVAASHLSQGSEFGMANSSRPQSSTSAEVEAGIGALNLGGVPTTSNPNGSNSGGTTSTTTTSTNVASAMLSGTAGGSTTTAAAGSSTSSNPTGAAGGPSSSSTATVTTGATSSVTSTRSKDSRYKGKRAYPSIPNQPSEASAHFMFELAKNVLTKAGGTSATSLFTQATTTQNHQGPHRGLHMCAFQLGLYALGLHNCVSPNWLSRTYSSHVSWVIGQAMDIGAPAISFLIDTWEGHLTPPEAAGMADRASSRGWDSNMVNPAAELALSVLPHAAALNPNEIQRAILQCKEQSDRMLERACIMVETAAKGGGVYPEVLFQVSRYWYELYLRNTPGGEMEPDEQQDVVLSLLHLVESSGDGSVLGAAIAAASSQSGNVPAGGIPPPVVGGGTTPQQPYPPHQHQPVSGLAPIGMTPYGGYGYGAIYHHQNPLQYAHPTNPVHQMYMATPLQFQYPPPPPPGGQGGQPQQPQPPSVGYGQQQQPPQQPLGSINPAAVAAYQSMQQHGVPPQAYGTPPQYQAVPGVPVQPQGPPTNPGQMGPNLQQFYGGSQAAVAAAMQHQQQLPGVQPVQVGGPQGPPQLAPPLAPPVAGSQQQGGVSGPMGPGGPQGPTPAQQVPAGMPVVGPGGSNMRPQHAVGVGGPPYAAAYGPAAVSGGSGSGIQPLPPQSGTGSTSGQVRARHPHHSNTPQLRYLLASYNAGMLALETLARRVHDDRPQAKYARNPPYGEDVKWLLRISKKLGTQYLHQFCVCVVNSIVSPFVLHEVALESAHYLSRNNPALVMHHLRSALTPLMSKCQSMYFQCIHQKLYHLTIADYEDFTSTIISARNAFQITPEGNAQFKDWLQSIKRSKSCKKELWTQINAALNSK